A stretch of DNA from Veillonellales bacterium:
GACCCTTTCGCAATCGACTGAGTTACCTGCCCGTTAAAAGCAGGATCGGCATCATCTTGCTCGTAATGCGTCCCTATCATTGTAACCGTAGGATGAGACTTGCGGATACGATTCATATCCATAACCACAACAAACCGCATATGGGTTATTTGACAAACTGTCTGACTGTAGTCCTGAACCGTCTGTATCTCTCTTTCTCCCTTCAAAGCTTCGATAACTTCAGGTGATTTCGCTACAATACTGGCGACTTCCAAAACATGGTCGGACAGCTGATTTTCCGTTTCTTCACTGACTCTGCCGCTAATCAGCATATCCGCCACCAGCAGCGACACCGCCACCACAGTGCAGACAAAAATTGCAATGATCGTGTGAAGCTTAAAAACATTTTTTTTGATTTTCACGCTAAGCCACCTTACACTACTCATCCTGCCTATAATTCATCCTTTTAGGCCGGCGCAGAGGATTTTACAAATTTTATCTTAGGAATCCAGCTATGATCCGGTAATTACCACGCAGCAACGGCGCTGTCGGAGCGGGGTTCAGTTCCGCCGGCCAGCACTCCGTCCCTGTCCCGCCAAATGATTTGTCCCCGGCCGAAGCTGTTGGGCTCCAGAGTGACACTGACCTGATGACCCCGTCGTTCCAGTCCTTCGGCAATATGGCGGGGAAACTGGGATTCCACCTCCACCTTTTTATCCCCGACCCATTGCCAGCGGGGTGCATCCAGGGCCGCCTGGGGATTCAAATGAAAATCAATGGTATTATTAATCACCTGCACATGCCCCTGAGGCTGCATAAAAGCTCCCATGACGCCGAAAGGTCCGACTGCCTGATTATCCTTGGTCAAAAAGCCGGGAATAATCGTATGATAAGGGCGCTTGCCCGGTGCCAGACAATTGGCGTGCCGGGGATCCAGAGTAAAGTTGCAGCCCCGGTTGTGCAGACTGATGCCGGTTCCGGGTACAACCAGGCCGGAGCCAAACCCCATATAGTTGCTTTGAATATACGATACCATATTTCCCTCGCCGTCGGCAGCCGCCAGATAAACAGTACCGCCGCAGCGGGGATCGCCTGCTGCCGGCTGCAGCGCCCGGTCGCCGATCAGCTGTCTTCGCCGGGCGGCATAGCCGGAAGACAGCAGTTCCTCCGCCGTTACCGCCATACTGCCGGGTTCGGCAATATATTTTTTCCCGTCGGCGAAAGCCAGTTTCATGGCTTCAATTTGCTTATGGCAGGTATCCACATTGTCTTTTCCCGTTAATTCCAGACCATTTAATAAATTAAGCGCCATCAATGCCACTAAACCATGACCGTTGGGCGGAATTTCCCAGACATCATAGCCCCGGTAATTGACCTTTATCGGCTTCACCCACTCCGGTGAAAAACCGGCCAAATCAGTTTGACGCAAATAACCGCCGTATTGCCGGGAAAACTGATCGATTTTTTCCGACAGATCTCCCCGGTAAAAGGATTCTCCCTTAGTTCTGCCGATTTCCATCAGAGTTTTGGCATGGTTAGGCAGCGAAATCATTTCACCGGCCCGGGGCGCCCGTCCTTTTACAGTAAAATGATCAAACCAGTACCGGTATTGCTCTCCTTCCAGGCTGTGGTATATCTCATAAGAACGCTGCCAGTTTTTCGCCACAACCGGGGAAACGGGAAATCCTTCGGCAGCATACCGAACCGCCGGCTGCAAAACAGTCAGCAGCGGCAGCCGGCCGAAGCGCTGAGAGAGGGCGGCCCAGCCGGCCGGAATTCCGGGAACAGTCACCGGCAGCCAGCCCCAGGATGGCATCTGCTCATACCCGACCGCCCGAATCAGCTCCGCCGAAATTTTTTGTGGTGCCGGTCCGCTGGCATTTAAGCCATAAAGTTTCCCTTTGCTCCAAACCAAAACAAACCCGTCACCGCCGAGTCCGTTGGAAGTAGGCTCCACCACCGTCAGACAGGCAGCCGTGGCAATAGCAGCATCCACAGCATTGCCGCCCTGCTGCAAAATCGTCAGCCCGGCCTGAGCCGCCAGCGCCTGAGAAGTCGCCACCATTCCCTTACGGCTATAAGTCACCATTCGCCGGGAAGAATAAGGATATTCCAGCGCATCAAAATCCATTGGTATTCACACTCCTCACAATACTTTCTAAATCTAAATCAAATATTCAATGCAAGAATCAGGATTCCCCTTTTATGTATCAAAATTGTTTTTTTGTTTATCCTAAAAGATAAATCCTTGATGCACAATTTATGATTGGAGGCTGATTTATGACTATCCTTGACAAAGTCAACGCGGAAACCCGTAACATTTTTAACACGTTTTTTGACAAAGAACCCCTGAATTACCTGGAAGCAGCCGGTCTTTACGGCATCATTGCCCAGGGGCGCTATAATATCGCTGCCCTTGAGGTAATGTACAATCACGCCCAGGACCCCAAATTAAAAGATATAATTCAGGAAGCCATTAACCGCCATACAAAAACGATCATCGCCCAATCGGAAAATATGCTGGAGCAAAGCGGCGGCAGCTTGCCAAAACTTCATTTTGAAAAACGGACCCTCCACAAATCACCGTTAAATATCCCGGCAGATGCACATCTGAATGACGGAGAAATTGCCATCGCTGTCGGTACCATGGCCAAAGCCGCCCAAATGACTCTCTTAACAGCACTGCATCAATCCTATCAATTGAATGTGGCACTGATGTACCGGGAATTGCTGGACGCAGGCCTGGACTGGGACTACCGTCTGCTCCAGCTGATGCTGGACCGCGGCTGGCTGCCCCGGCTGGCCAAACTGGAACATTAAACTACTTTCTCTTCCGGCTAACTGCCGGATTTTTTTTGAACTGCAAAGAACGCAGAGGGTTCGGAAGATTACGGTTTTTATCTCTATCCGATCTTTCTCTGCGTTCTCTGCGTTCTTCGCGGTTAGCGTCCTCTATTTTCAATATGTCTACCAATTCCGGTTGGACCCGCCGCCTCCGCCGGAGCCGCCGCCAAACCCACCGGAACCGCCGCCTCCGCCGCGGAAACGGAGCAGGGATAAAATAAAGAAAGTAATGCTGCCGCCGAAGAACAGCCAATCAACAACAAACAGCAGCAAAAACCCGGCGACAATAACGATTTGCAGCCAACCGGGAACAGAATTCCAGCCGGAAGATTGATTTACATGCTGAGGCTTAGGCGCCGGTTTGGCGTCGCTCTTGAATTCCAGATTGTATTCCTTGGCAACTGCACCGACTAACGTCAGATAGCCGTTTACGATCCCCTTGTCATATTCACCCTTTTGAAAAAAGGGAATCATATAATCATCCTGAATTTCCCCTGTTTTGGCGTCGGGCAGCGCTCCTTCCAAGCCGTATCCCACCTCAATCCGGGACTTGCGGTCGTTCACCGCCACCAGCATTAACACGCCGTTGTTCAACGTTTTGTCGCCAATTCCCCATTGCCGCAAAAGGCTCAGCCCATATTCCTCAATCGGCGCACCGTCCAGAGTCTTGACGGTAACCACCACAACCTGAGCCTTGGTTTTGGCTGCCAGCTGCCCGCCTAAATTATTGATGCGGTTCCTGGATTCTGCGGACAGAACACCGGCATAGTCCTGAACATATATGCTGGATGCAGGCGCAGGCGGAAGCTGCGGCTGCGCCCACACTGCCGCTGCTCCCGCTGTCAGACAGATAGCCGTTACCAGCCAGACCAGCCATTTTTTCATTGCCATCCCTCGCTCATCACAGCAAGCTGTTAAAATTTAACCTGAGGAACTTGTTTTGCTCCTTCTTCCACTTTAAAGTATTCTTTCGGGCCAAAACCTGTCATACCGGCAATGGCACTGATCGGAAAGGTGCGAATCTTAGTATTGTACACCTGAACAGCGTCATTGTAATCTTTCCGGGCTACGGTAAGCCGATTTTCCGTGCCCGACAACTCATCCATCAGAGCCCGGAAATTTTTATCGGCTTTCAAGTCCGGATAATTTTCGGCAACCACTAATAAACGGCTCAAAGCGCCGCTTAATTCACCGTTGGCTTCCGCCTTGGCAACCGGCCCCTGAGCGCCGGCCAGTTTGGCCCGCGCGTCGGCCACTGTCTGAATGGCCTGCTGCTCATGGGTAGCATAGCCTTTTACCGTATTGACCAAGTTGGGAATGAGATCGGCTCGCCGCTGCAGCTGGTTGTCGATCTGACTCCACTTGCCATTCACATTTTCATTCATACTGACCAGTCCGTTGTAGCCCATAATGGTGCCGACCACCAGCACTACGACCAGAGCAATAATAATCCAGTTTGTTCTCTTCATCACTGTATTTCCTCCCTCAATACTGAGTTTGATTTTTTGACTTTACTCATCTATTTTACTACCTGAGGTATAATTTTGGCAATATGTTCCCGCTCCCTTATTCTTCACTGCGTTTGGCGAAAAAAATCATATACCGCCTGAGCGGCCGGCAGCGTCATTCCGGGAGCGGCAGCCAGTTCCGCCAGAGAAGCCGCCTTGATTTTAGGCAGGCTGCCGAAGGTATCCCACAGTGCTTTGCGCCGTTTGGGGCCAATCCCGGCAACATGATCCAGCACCGATACAAGATTCCGTTTAGAGCGCAGCTTCCGGTGATACGTAATGGCAAAACGATGGGCTTCATCCCGGATACGCTGAATCAGATACAGAGCCTGGGAGTCCCGGGGAAGGATGACCGGATCGCTTTCCCCTTCCCGGAAAATATACTCAAACTCCTTCGCCAAACCCACCACCGGTATATCTGCCAAACCAACGCCGCGGATCACCGCCAGAGCCGCATTCAGCTGCCCTTTGCCGCCGTCAATAACGATCAGATCAGGCAAAGGCTCGGCAGCCTCCCGGTAACGCCGCCCCACCACTTCCTCCATGGAGCGAAAATCGTCCGGCTTTCCTTCCACCGTGGTAAGTTTATAACGCCGGTAGTCCTCTTTCTTCGGTACGCCGCCTTCAAACACGACCATGGAAGCCACGGTTTCCGACCCCTGAATATGGGAAATATCAAAACATTCCATCCGTTCCGGCACCACCGGCAGGGAAAGATACCGGCCCAGATCGGCTGCCGCTCCCTCGGTCTGAGCCGAGCGCAGCTTCAGTTTAGCCGCCTGCTCTGCCAAAAAAATCGCCGCATTGCCGGCAGCCATAGTGACAATATCCTTTTTCGTTCCTCGTTTTGGTGTTTCCACCGCCACCCGCCCCTCTTTCCGGCTGCTCAGCCAATCGGCCAGCAGGTTTTGCTCCGGCAAGTCCATGGGCAGCAAAATTTCCCGGGGCACAAAAGCTGCCTGACTGTAGTATTGCTTAATAAAGGCTTCCAGTACCACTTCGTCCTCTTCCTCTTCATCGCCGGACAGCAAAAAGTGGTCTCGGCCCACCATCTTGCCGCTGCGAATAAAAAACACCTGTACGCAGGTCCCCAGAGGGGATCGGGCCAAACCTAAAGCATCCTGGTCACCGGAACTTGTAACAATATTTTGCTTTTCCACAATTTTTTTCACTGCCGTCAGTTGATCCCGCAGTTTAACTGCCTGTTCAAATTTCAAATTTTCAGCCGCTTCCGTCATCCGCTGGTGCAGCATTTTTACCACAGCATCGCTCCGTCCTTCCAGGAACAAACAAACCGACTGAATCATTTCCCGGTACTCCGCCTGGTCCACCTTACCGGTGCAAGGCGCCAGACAGCGTTTGATATGATACTCCAGGCAGGGACGGCTGGCATCCAGGCGGCGGCAGCTGCGCAGCGGAAACAGTTTTCTCAGTAAGGCCAACGTCTGATGAACGGCCCCGGCGCTGGTATAGGGACCAAAATAGCGGGCTCCGTCCTTGTTGACCTTGCGGGTAACGTAAACTCTGGGATATTGTTCCTGAGTCGTCACTTTAATATAGGGATAAGTTTTATCGTCCCGCAGACTAATATTATATTTAGGATGATGCTGCTTGATCAAATTGCACTCTAAAATAAGGGCTTCCATTTCCGAGCCGGTGATAATGTATTCCAGATTTGCAATGCGGGCCACCATAGCCGTTACTTTCGCTGAATGATTGCGGCTGGACTGAAAATAGGAGCGTACCCTGTTTTTTAAATTTACAGCCTTACCGACATAAATAATCCGGTCTGCCGCATTCTTCATTAAATAAACACCCGGTTGATCCGGCAATAAGGCTAATTTTTCCTCCAATTCCCTATTCATGGCGGCCCCCTTACAAAATTTAGCAATATTATAGTAATATTGCTATTTTTCTGTCATTTTATGTTCATTGTATACATGAGGGAAAGACACTTGTAGAATCGACACGGCTATACTATAATAACAACGTTAGAACTATATTTCACAATATCATAGCTAACATACTATTGCAATGGGAGGTCTGTAGCAATGTTTAATAAAGTATTAATCGCCAATCGCGGCGAAATCGCCGTTCGCATCATCCGGGCGTGTCATGAATTAGGCATTCAAACCGTTGCCGTATATTCCGACGCCGATGTTGATTCCCTCCATGTCCAACTGGCGGATTATGCCTACCATATCGGACCGGCAGACGCCTCGCAAAGTTATTTAAACGGCGAAGCTATTCTTGCTGCAGCCATCACTGCCAATGCCGACGCCATTCATCCCGGCTACGGCTTCCTGTCGGAAAATGCCGATTTTGCCGAAATGGTCAATGATTCGGGTATTGTCTTTATCGGACCCCAGGCTGAAACCATCCGCAAAGTCGGCAATAAGGATGCCGCCCGGGAAGCGATGCACCAAGCCGGACTGCCCATGACAAGAGGCAGCGAGCCGATTACCAGCACCGAACACGCTTGTAGCATGGCCGAAGAGATTGGCTATCCGGTGATTTTAAAGCCGGTATCCGGCGGCGGCGGGAAATCCATGTTTGTCGCTCACAGCCGGGGTGAACTGCTAGCTGCCTTAAATAACGTAGATATCAAAAAAATTAACTTTTATTTAGAAAATTATATCGCTGAATCACGACATATTGAAGTACAAATTATGGCAGACAACTACGGCAATATCCTGCACTTAGGCGAACGGGAATGTTCCCTGCAGCGGCGCAACCAAAAAATCCTGGAGGAAGCGCCTTCCAACGCCCTTACGCCGGAAATGCGCCACCGGGTCGGTGCTCTGGCCATTAAAGCCGCTAAAAGTGTCTTCTATACTAATGTGGGCACGGTGGAATTTCTCCTGGATATTAAAAGCGGTGAATTCTATTTCATGGAGATCAATCCCCGAATTCAGGTAGAGCATGCCGTTACCGAAATGATTACCGGCGTTGACCTTGTACGGCGGCAAATTCGTATTGCCGCCGGCGAACCCCTGAACAAAAAGCAGGAAGAAATCACCTTCATCGGTAATGCCATCGAATGCCGGATTAACGCCGAAGACCCAAAGCGCAAATTCCAGCCATCTCCCGGGATGATTGATTTCTACCATGCTCCCGGCGGCCCCAGAGTGCGGATCGACAGCGGTGTCTGCGCCGGGAAAACGGTTCAGCCTTATTATGATTCCTTAATCGCCAAAGTTATCGTCCATGGCCGCACCCGGGGCGATGCCATCCGGATCATGCGTCGCGCACTGGCCGAATTCCGGATTTCCGGTGTTGAAACTACAATCGGCTTCCAGCAGGAAGTACTCCGCAATCCTCATTTCTGCAGCGGCGACATTGATACCCAGTTTATCTATAAACGAATGGCACCAAGAGAGAAAAAAGCGATTCTAAATGTGTCGGCGATTTGATTGACACTGGGCTCATAGCTCATAGCTCATAGCTCATAGCTCATAGCTCATAGCTCATAGCTCATAGCTCATAGCTCATAGCTCATAGCTCATAGCTCATAGCTCATAGCTCATAGCTAAAAAATTATTACATGACTTACAAATTCTATCAAAGGGATAGGCCGACGGCCTATCCCTTTAATTTTGCTCCTTCCGCCAAAACCGGTGCCAGAAATTGTCCTGTATAAGATTCCGGCTTAGCGGCGACAGCCTCCGGCGTTCCCTGAGCCACGACAGTGCCGCCTCTCATGCCGCCTTCCGGACCTAAATCAATCAGATAATCGGCCGTCTTAATCACATCCAGGTTATGCTCAATGACAACCACCGTATCGCCGCCATCGACCAAACGCTGCAGCACCTCCAGCAGACGGTGAATGTCGGCGGTATGCAGTCCGGTTGTCGGCTCATCCAGAATATATAAAGTTTTCCCGGTACTGCGACGGGCCAGTTCGGCAGCCAGTTTAATTCGCTGAGCTTCACCGCCGCTTAAAGTAGTAGCCGACTGTCCCAGTTTAATATAGCCCAGCCCCACATCCTGCAAAACCTGCAGCTTACGGTAAACCTTGGGAATGTTCTGGAAAAACTCCACCGCTTCATCCACAACCATATCCAAAACCTGCGCGATACTTTTCCCTTTATACCGCACCTCCAGCGTCTCCCTGTTGTAGCGGGCCCCCTGGCAGACTTCGCAGGGGACATAGACATCAGGTAAAAAATGCATCTCAATTTTAATAATTCCGTCGCCATGACAAGCCTCGCAGCGGCCGCCTTTCACATTAAAGCTGAAACGGCCCGGCTTGTAGCCCCGCATTTTAGCTTCCGGCGTCTGGCTGAAAATCTCACGAATCGCGTCAAACAGACCGGTATACGTAGCCGGATTGGAACGGGGCGTTCGTCCGATAGGCGACTGGTCGATATTTATAATCTTATCAATATATTCGACACCCCGGATATCCCGGTGATCACCGGGACGAATCCGACTGCCGCGATAAATCCGCCCAGCCAGACCTTTGTAAAGGATCTCGTTCACCAGAGTACTTTTCCCTGACCCGGACACACCGGTGACTGCCGTAAATACCCCTAAAGGGAACCGGACATTGATATCCCGCAGATTATTTTCTTTAGCGCCCACAATCTCCAGCCACTTGCCGTTAGGCTTGCGCCGGATCGCCGGCACCGGGATAAATTTTTTCCTGCTCAAATACTGACCGGTAATCGACTCTGGGCAATCCTTGATTTCCTCTACTGTTCCCTGGGCGACAACCCGACCGCCGTTTGCCCCGGCCGCCGGGCCGATGTCGATAATATGATCAGCAGCGTACATAGTATCCTCGTCATGCTCCACCACTAACAGCGTATTACCGGCATCCCGCAGCTTCTTCAGTGTGGCCAGCAGCCGGTTGTTATCCCGCTGATGAAGACCGATACTGGGCTCATCCAGGATATACAGCACTCCGACCAATCCCGAACCGATCTGAGTGGCCAAACGGATTCGCTGGGCTTCGCCGCCGGACAAAGTGCCGGCAGCCCGGTCTAAAGTCAGGTACTCCAAGCCAACATTCAGCAAAAATCCTAAACGGGCATTAATTTCTTTCAAAATCTGCCGGGCAATCGTTTTCTCCCGGTCCGTCAATTCCAGACGGTTAAAAAACTCCTGTCCCTCGGCAATCGTCATCCGGGTAACTTCATTGATATTTTTGCCGCCTACCTTTACCGCCAGAGACTCCGGCTTCAGCCGTGCCCCCTTACAAGACGGACAGGGCTTGGAACTCATGTAGCCCTCGATTTCCTCCCGCGACCAGTCGGAAGTTGTCTCCCGGTAACGGCGGTTCAGCAGGGGAACTACCCCTTCAAAAGCTGAATGATAGACCTTATTTTCACCAAACATATTTTCGTATTGAAAAGTATACCGTTTCTCGCCCGATCCGTATAAAATCAACTGCTTTATCCCATCGGTCAGGCTGTCCCAGGTGCTGTTAAGGGAAAACCCGTTCCTGTCGGCCACCGCCTCCAGCTGGCACATGAAATAAGAATTGACGTTCTTGCTCAACGGAGCGATAGCGCCGTCAATCAGTGCCTTGCTTTCGTCGGGAATAACCAGGGACGGATCGATTTCCATATTGTTGCCCAGTCCCGTACAATCGGGACAAGCGCCAAAGGGACTGTTGAAAGAAAACATCCGCGGGGCGATTTCCGGCAGGCTGATGCCGCAGTCCACGCAGGCAAAATTCTGGCTGAACACCAGCTCTTTGCCGTCCACAATCTGAACGCTGACTACTCCTCCGCCTAATTTCGAAGCCGTTTCCAAGGAATCGGCCAGCCGCCGATCCATTCCTTCCCGGACCACCAGCCGGTCCACTACCACTTCAATGGTATGCTTTTTATTTCTTTCCGGCTTAATATCCTCGCTAATGTCCTGAATTTGTCCATCCACCCGCACCCGGACGTACCCGTTCCGGCGAATATCCGCCAGCACTTTCTGATGCTCGCCTTTTTTGCCCCGGACAATGGGCGCCAGCAGCATCAGCCGGGATCCCTCCGGCAGTGCCAGCAGTTGATCCACCATCTGATCCACAGTCTGCTGGCTGATAGGCTTGCCGCACTTGGGACAGTGAGGCCGCCCCGCCCGGGCAAACAGCAGCCGCAAATAGTCATAAATCTCGGTAACCGTCCCTACCGTAGACCGGGGATTGCGGCTGGTCGTCTTTTGATCAATAGAAATCGCCGGCGACAGACCCTCAATGTAGTCCACATCCGGCTTGTCCATCTGACCGAGAAACTGCCTGGCATAGGCCGACAGCGACTCCACATAGCGCCGCTGTCCCTCGGCATAAATGGTATCGAAAGCCAGGGAAGATTTACCGGAACCGCTTAGTCCGGTAATCACCACCAGCTGATCCCGGGGAATCTCAATATCAATATTTTTTAAATTGTGCTGTCTGGCCCCTTTAACAATGATTTTTTCCTTCACAATATAATCCTCTCACATTTTATTCTTCAGCTCCACCAGCATATCCCGCAATTCGGCGGCCCGTTCAAATTCCAGCTGTCTGGAGGCCTGACGCATTTCCTTTTCCAGCTTGGCGGCAAGAGCCGTCATTTCTTTCCGGCTCATCTTCTCCACAGGGCGGACCGCATATGATGATGCTGTTTCCGCTATTTTGGTCGTTTCGATCAGTTCTTTAACCCGCTTGTGAATCGTCCTAGGCGTAATGCCATGTACTTGATTATATTCCCCTTGGATTTCCCGTCGACGGTTTGTTTCACTAATGGCCCGCCCCATGGAATCGGTAATCACATCCCCGTACATAATCACCCGTCCCTCAGCGTTGCGCGCCGCCCGGCCGATAGTCTGAATCAGAGAAGTGTCCGACCGTAAAAAACCTTCCTTGTCGGCATCCAGTATGGCTACCAGAGAAACCTCCGGCAAATCCAGTCCCTCCCGCAGCAGATTAATGCCCACCAGTACGTCGAACACACCGGCCCGCAAATCCCGGATGATTTCCACCCGCTCAATAGTGGCAATATCAGAATGGAGGTAGCGAACCCGTATCCCCATTTCCTTTAAATAATCGGTTAAATTCTCTGCCATCTTTTTCGTCAGAGTCGTCACCAGCACCCGTTCATTCCGGGCCGCCCGGACTTTTATCTCACCCAGCAAATCATCCATCTGCCCTTTAAGCGGCCGAACCTCGATTTCCGGATCCACCAGTCCCGTAGGGCGAATAATCTGCTGTACAACCTGGGCGGCTTCTTTTAGCTCATAGTCTGCCGGAGTAGCCGATACATAAACAATTTGATTGATATGCTCCACGAACTCTTTAAACTGAAACGGCCGGTTATCGTAGGCGGAAGGCAGACGAAACCCGTTATCCACCAAAGACTGCTTCCGGGAGCGATCACCGGCGTACATCGCCCGAATCTGAGGCAGAGTCACATGAGACTCATCAATAACAATCAAAAAATCATCGGGAAAATAGTCCATCAACGTATAAGGCGGTTCCCCCGGCTTGCGGCCCGTCAAATGGCGGGAATAGTTTTCAATACCGGAGCAGTACCCCATCTCCTGCATCATTTCCAAATCATATTTTGTCCGCTGGGTGATTCGCTGGGCTTCCAGCAGTTTATTCTGCGAATGAAATAAAGCCGCCTGCTGTTCCATTTCAGCCTCAATATTATCAACGGCCCTCAGCATATTCTCCCGGGAAGTCACATAGTGGGACGCCGGATAAATGGCAATATGCTTCCGTTCGCATAAAACCTCGCCGGTAACAGTGTCAATCTCCTGAATCCGCTCCACCTCGTCGCCAAACAGTTCCACCCGGATCGCTTTTTCCCCGAAGGCGGCGGGAAAAATCTCAATCACGTCTCCCCGCACCCGGAATTTTCCCCGGACAAAATTAATATCATTGCGCTCGTACTGAATTTCCACAAGTTTTCGCAGAATATCATCCCGATCCCGCAATTGTCCCTGACGCAGGGACAGCACCATACCCCGGTACTCGTCCGGTGAACCCAGGCCGTATATACAAGATACGCTGGCGACAATAATTACATCCCGCCGTTCAAACAGGGAACTGGTTGCCGAGTGGCGCAATTTATCAATCTCATCATTAATCGACGCATCTTTCTCGATATACGTATCCGTATGGGCAATATAAGCTTCCGGCTGATAGTAATCGTAATAGCTGACGAAATATTCCACGGCATTATTGGGAAAAAACTCTTTGAACTCACTGGC
This window harbors:
- a CDS encoding gamma-glutamyltransferase family protein — encoded protein: MDFDALEYPYSSRRMVTYSRKGMVATSQALAAQAGLTILQQGGNAVDAAIATAACLTVVEPTSNGLGGDGFVLVWSKGKLYGLNASGPAPQKISAELIRAVGYEQMPSWGWLPVTVPGIPAGWAALSQRFGRLPLLTVLQPAVRYAAEGFPVSPVVAKNWQRSYEIYHSLEGEQYRYWFDHFTVKGRAPRAGEMISLPNHAKTLMEIGRTKGESFYRGDLSEKIDQFSRQYGGYLRQTDLAGFSPEWVKPIKVNYRGYDVWEIPPNGHGLVALMALNLLNGLELTGKDNVDTCHKQIEAMKLAFADGKKYIAEPGSMAVTAEELLSSGYAARRRQLIGDRALQPAAGDPRCGGTVYLAAADGEGNMVSYIQSNYMGFGSGLVVPGTGISLHNRGCNFTLDPRHANCLAPGKRPYHTIIPGFLTKDNQAVGPFGVMGAFMQPQGHVQVINNTIDFHLNPQAALDAPRWQWVGDKKVEVESQFPRHIAEGLERRGHQVSVTLEPNSFGRGQIIWRDRDGVLAGGTEPRSDSAVAAW
- a CDS encoding DUF3231 family protein, which translates into the protein MTILDKVNAETRNIFNTFFDKEPLNYLEAAGLYGIIAQGRYNIAALEVMYNHAQDPKLKDIIQEAINRHTKTIIAQSENMLEQSGGSLPKLHFEKRTLHKSPLNIPADAHLNDGEIAIAVGTMAKAAQMTLLTALHQSYQLNVALMYRELLDAGLDWDYRLLQLMLDRGWLPRLAKLEH
- a CDS encoding TPM domain-containing protein, with protein sequence MKKWLVWLVTAICLTAGAAAVWAQPQLPPAPASSIYVQDYAGVLSAESRNRINNLGGQLAAKTKAQVVVVTVKTLDGAPIEEYGLSLLRQWGIGDKTLNNGVLMLVAVNDRKSRIEVGYGLEGALPDAKTGEIQDDYMIPFFQKGEYDKGIVNGYLTLVGAVAKEYNLEFKSDAKPAPKPQHVNQSSGWNSVPGWLQIVIVAGFLLLFVVDWLFFGGSITFFILSLLRFRGGGGGSGGFGGGSGGGGGSNRNW
- a CDS encoding LemA family protein, coding for MKRTNWIIIALVVVLVVGTIMGYNGLVSMNENVNGKWSQIDNQLQRRADLIPNLVNTVKGYATHEQQAIQTVADARAKLAGAQGPVAKAEANGELSGALSRLLVVAENYPDLKADKNFRALMDELSGTENRLTVARKDYNDAVQVYNTKIRTFPISAIAGMTGFGPKEYFKVEEGAKQVPQVKF
- the uvrC gene encoding excinuclease ABC subunit UvrC; this encodes MNRELEEKLALLPDQPGVYLMKNAADRIIYVGKAVNLKNRVRSYFQSSRNHSAKVTAMVARIANLEYIITGSEMEALILECNLIKQHHPKYNISLRDDKTYPYIKVTTQEQYPRVYVTRKVNKDGARYFGPYTSAGAVHQTLALLRKLFPLRSCRRLDASRPCLEYHIKRCLAPCTGKVDQAEYREMIQSVCLFLEGRSDAVVKMLHQRMTEAAENLKFEQAVKLRDQLTAVKKIVEKQNIVTSSGDQDALGLARSPLGTCVQVFFIRSGKMVGRDHFLLSGDEEEEDEVVLEAFIKQYYSQAAFVPREILLPMDLPEQNLLADWLSSRKEGRVAVETPKRGTKKDIVTMAAGNAAIFLAEQAAKLKLRSAQTEGAAADLGRYLSLPVVPERMECFDISHIQGSETVASMVVFEGGVPKKEDYRRYKLTTVEGKPDDFRSMEEVVGRRYREAAEPLPDLIVIDGGKGQLNAALAVIRGVGLADIPVVGLAKEFEYIFREGESDPVILPRDSQALYLIQRIRDEAHRFAITYHRKLRSKRNLVSVLDHVAGIGPKRRKALWDTFGSLPKIKAASLAELAAAPGMTLPAAQAVYDFFRQTQ
- a CDS encoding acetyl-CoA carboxylase biotin carboxylase subunit; this translates as MFNKVLIANRGEIAVRIIRACHELGIQTVAVYSDADVDSLHVQLADYAYHIGPADASQSYLNGEAILAAAITANADAIHPGYGFLSENADFAEMVNDSGIVFIGPQAETIRKVGNKDAAREAMHQAGLPMTRGSEPITSTEHACSMAEEIGYPVILKPVSGGGGKSMFVAHSRGELLAALNNVDIKKINFYLENYIAESRHIEVQIMADNYGNILHLGERECSLQRRNQKILEEAPSNALTPEMRHRVGALAIKAAKSVFYTNVGTVEFLLDIKSGEFYFMEINPRIQVEHAVTEMITGVDLVRRQIRIAAGEPLNKKQEEITFIGNAIECRINAEDPKRKFQPSPGMIDFYHAPGGPRVRIDSGVCAGKTVQPYYDSLIAKVIVHGRTRGDAIRIMRRALAEFRISGVETTIGFQQEVLRNPHFCSGDIDTQFIYKRMAPREKKAILNVSAI
- the uvrA gene encoding excinuclease ABC subunit UvrA, coding for MKEKIIVKGARQHNLKNIDIEIPRDQLVVITGLSGSGKSSLAFDTIYAEGQRRYVESLSAYARQFLGQMDKPDVDYIEGLSPAISIDQKTTSRNPRSTVGTVTEIYDYLRLLFARAGRPHCPKCGKPISQQTVDQMVDQLLALPEGSRLMLLAPIVRGKKGEHQKVLADIRRNGYVRVRVDGQIQDISEDIKPERNKKHTIEVVVDRLVVREGMDRRLADSLETASKLGGGVVSVQIVDGKELVFSQNFACVDCGISLPEIAPRMFSFNSPFGACPDCTGLGNNMEIDPSLVIPDESKALIDGAIAPLSKNVNSYFMCQLEAVADRNGFSLNSTWDSLTDGIKQLILYGSGEKRYTFQYENMFGENKVYHSAFEGVVPLLNRRYRETTSDWSREEIEGYMSSKPCPSCKGARLKPESLAVKVGGKNINEVTRMTIAEGQEFFNRLELTDREKTIARQILKEINARLGFLLNVGLEYLTLDRAAGTLSGGEAQRIRLATQIGSGLVGVLYILDEPSIGLHQRDNNRLLATLKKLRDAGNTLLVVEHDEDTMYAADHIIDIGPAAGANGGRVVAQGTVEEIKDCPESITGQYLSRKKFIPVPAIRRKPNGKWLEIVGAKENNLRDINVRFPLGVFTAVTGVSGSGKSTLVNEILYKGLAGRIYRGSRIRPGDHRDIRGVEYIDKIINIDQSPIGRTPRSNPATYTGLFDAIREIFSQTPEAKMRGYKPGRFSFNVKGGRCEACHGDGIIKIEMHFLPDVYVPCEVCQGARYNRETLEVRYKGKSIAQVLDMVVDEAVEFFQNIPKVYRKLQVLQDVGLGYIKLGQSATTLSGGEAQRIKLAAELARRSTGKTLYILDEPTTGLHTADIHRLLEVLQRLVDGGDTVVVIEHNLDVIKTADYLIDLGPEGGMRGGTVVAQGTPEAVAAKPESYTGQFLAPVLAEGAKLKG